Within the Govania unica genome, the region GTCGGATTATTCCTGGCATGAGATTTTCCTGTCCTTGCCAAGGAGTGGGTGGTTTTACGGTTTCTTTGTCTGTCTTTATATCACTCCGCCGCTGGCGGACTTTTTGCTTTATCGCTGGCTCTTCAGGTTGAATGCCGGGAGCCTTCCGGTGATGTTCTATAAGCGTGCCTGCAATGAGGGGTTTTTTGATTACTCCGGAGAAGCTTTTTTCTATTTCTGGGTTAAGAAAAAATCCGAGCTGACGGGTGCGCGAATTTTTGATGCGGTCAAGAACGTCAATATCCTTTCGGCGCTGTCGTCGAATGTGATGACCTTGGCAATTCTTGCTGTTGCGGCAACGGGACAGGTGGTTGGAATTTCGACGCTTTATGAGCAGATCGGATTGAAGACCATTCTGTTGCTGGGCGTTGTGGTTATTGGCCTTCTTGTGCTGCTTATCGGCACGCGATCAAGCATGCAGGCCATGACCTGGCGCGAGGCGATGATCATTTGCATGGCTCATTGTCTGCGTATCACGGCGGTGATGGTATTGCAGATTGCCATGTGGTCCAGTCTTTTCCCTGATATCTCCTTCAAGGTCTGGGCGATCTTTCTGGCGGCGCAGATGGTGCTGGGTCGGGTGCCGTTTCTGCCCAATAAGGATCTGCTGTTCACGGGACTTGCCATCGGGCTCGCGCCGCATGTTCTGTCGTCGCAATTGTCGGTTCTTGGCATGTTTATGACGGCGGCGACATTGACAGTCCTTTGTCATCTGACAATTTGTATCGTTGGCACAATTATGAACGGTGCGGCAGGGTTGCAGGGGAATTTGCTCAAGGGGTGGTTTCAATCAGCGGATAGCAACTTGTCATGACAGAGCGGATTGTCGGGAAAATACTGGGTCTGTTTTTGCTGCTTGGGGCGGCTACGCCGCTTTTGGCGGGGGAAGTTATTCTTGGTCCTCACCCGGAGATCTGCAAGGCCGGGTCTACGGTCCCGGCGCTTCTTGTTCATGTGGAGGGATTCAAGGATCGCAAAGGGCAGGTCCGGCTGGAGCTTTATTCCGATCAGGCTGATGATTTTCTGGCCGATCGTGATGATCTTCTGGCGCGTCACGCGGTTTTTGTGCGTATCGACGTTCCCACTCCGGCAGAGGGGCCTGTGGCCATTTGCCTGCAACCGCCGGGGGCAGGACAGTACAGCCTGATGGTCCTGCATGATCGGGATTATAATAAGAAATTTACGTTATTCACGGATGGCGTGGGGTTTTCAAACAATCCGCGCTTGGGTTTATCCAAGCCGTCGGTTAAGGATGTCATCTTCTCCGTAGGGGGGGGTGTCAAAGACCTTACGGTTGTTTTGAATTACATGCATGGACTGACCCCGCGTCCTGTGAGCCGCCCGAAATAATAAGGTAACTGCGTGAAATGAAGATTGTTGATGTTGCTGAGTTTTACAGTAAGCAAGGTGGGGGTGTTCGCACCTATATCCACCAGAAGTTTGCTGCTGCAGCAAAGCTTGGCCATGAGGTTGTCGTCGTTGCGCCGGGCGCGCAGGACGCCACGGAAGACTGTGACGGCGGCAGGATCATATGGGTCAAGTCGCCGCGCCTGCCGGTCGATCATCGCTATCACATGTTCTGGG harbors:
- a CDS encoding DUF2141 domain-containing protein is translated as MTERIVGKILGLFLLLGAATPLLAGEVILGPHPEICKAGSTVPALLVHVEGFKDRKGQVRLELYSDQADDFLADRDDLLARHAVFVRIDVPTPAEGPVAICLQPPGAGQYSLMVLHDRDYNKKFTLFTDGVGFSNNPRLGLSKPSVKDVIFSVGGGVKDLTVVLNYMHGLTPRPVSRPK